Proteins encoded in a region of the Rutidosis leptorrhynchoides isolate AG116_Rl617_1_P2 chromosome 9, CSIRO_AGI_Rlap_v1, whole genome shotgun sequence genome:
- the LOC139867338 gene encoding phosphatidylinositol/phosphatidylcholine transfer protein SFH2-like isoform X1 — protein MSRAIQRNSMPRGCYGCAENNTWNRDIEFSVEDGENGTWKQNLHNGSSGISHFRNEKSRTKTGDIEEHTKEVKAVNTFRQTLIANNLLPETLDDYHMMLRYLKTSNYDIEDTKKMWINMLKWRREFGADSILEDFEFNELEQVQEYFLQGYHGTDKEGRPVYIEILGQVDPKKLMKVTTIERYVKYYVQEYERTLAIRFPACSIAAGRCVASSTSIIDVQGVGLWNLTKPVIELLRRLQQINTNYPDTLHQMFIINTTPGFKMLWNMIQSFLEPKSKSKIQVLGTKFKSTLLEIIDACELPDFLGGSCNCADKGGCMRFNKGPWLDPHVLKVISSGKSKDCNSRLDSTTEEIAHDSRQCSSLEEALVHINRSSKSTALVSDHLATVECKH, from the exons ATGTCTAGAGCGATTCAACGCAACTCGATGCCCCGCG GATGTTATGGTTGTGCTGAGAATAACACATGGAATAGAGATATTGAATTTTCAGTTGAGGATGGCGAAAACGGAACATGGAAGCAAAATTTACATAATGGTTCTTCAGGAATCAGTCATTTTCGAAATGAGAAAAGCAGAACGAAAACAGGGGACATTGAAGAACATACTAAAGAGGTTAAAGCTGTTAACACTTTTCGACAAACACTTATTGCAAACAACTTATTACCTGAAACACTTGATGATTACCATATGATGTTAAG ATACTTGAAAACAAGTAACTACGACATTGAAGACACTAAGAAAATGTGGATCAATATGCTTAAATGGCGGCGAGAATTTGGAGCTGACAGCATTTTGGAG GATTTTGAGTTCAATGAATTGGAACAAGTACAAGAGTACTTTCTTCAAGGTTATCATGGTACTGATAAAGAAGGAAGGCCCGTTTACATCGAAATATTAGGACAAGTTGATCCAAAGAAGCTAATGAAAGTGACAACTATCGAACGATACGTGAAATATTACGTTCAAGAGTACGAAAGGACTTTAGCCATTCGGTTCCCAGCGTGTTCAATTGCTGCAGGAAGATGTGTAGCTTCTAGTACATCGATTATAGATGTTCAAGGCGTG GGTTTATGGAACCTTACAAAACCGGTGATTGAACTACTTAGAAGGCTGCAACAAATTAACACCAACTACCCCGAT ACATTACATCAGATGTTCATTATAAACACTACTCCGGGATTTAAGATGCTTTGGAACATGATTCAGTCTTTTCTTGAACCCAAATCAAAATCCAAAATTCAA GTTCTCGGGACCAAGTTTAAAAGCACATTGCTTGAAATAATTGATGCATG CGAATTGCCAGATTTTTTAGGTGGAAGTTGCAATTGTGCGGACAAAGGCGGTTGTATGCGATTTAATAAAGGACCTTGGCTTGACCCTCATGTTCTAAAG GTTATCTCAAGTGGTAAATCAAAAGATTGCAATTCAAGGCTAGATTCAACAACAGAGGAAATAGCACACGATAGTAGACAGTGTTCCTCCTTG GAAGAAGCATTAGTGCATATAAATCGTTCGTCGAAATCGACTGCATTGGTATCTGATCACCTTGCTACAGTTGAATGTAAGCATTAG
- the LOC139867338 gene encoding phosphatidylinositol/phosphatidylcholine transfer protein SFH2-like isoform X2, which translates to MSRAIQRNSMPRVEDGENGTWKQNLHNGSSGISHFRNEKSRTKTGDIEEHTKEVKAVNTFRQTLIANNLLPETLDDYHMMLRYLKTSNYDIEDTKKMWINMLKWRREFGADSILEDFEFNELEQVQEYFLQGYHGTDKEGRPVYIEILGQVDPKKLMKVTTIERYVKYYVQEYERTLAIRFPACSIAAGRCVASSTSIIDVQGVGLWNLTKPVIELLRRLQQINTNYPDTLHQMFIINTTPGFKMLWNMIQSFLEPKSKSKIQVLGTKFKSTLLEIIDACELPDFLGGSCNCADKGGCMRFNKGPWLDPHVLKVISSGKSKDCNSRLDSTTEEIAHDSRQCSSLEEALVHINRSSKSTALVSDHLATVECKH; encoded by the exons ATGTCTAGAGCGATTCAACGCAACTCGATGCCCCGCG TTGAGGATGGCGAAAACGGAACATGGAAGCAAAATTTACATAATGGTTCTTCAGGAATCAGTCATTTTCGAAATGAGAAAAGCAGAACGAAAACAGGGGACATTGAAGAACATACTAAAGAGGTTAAAGCTGTTAACACTTTTCGACAAACACTTATTGCAAACAACTTATTACCTGAAACACTTGATGATTACCATATGATGTTAAG ATACTTGAAAACAAGTAACTACGACATTGAAGACACTAAGAAAATGTGGATCAATATGCTTAAATGGCGGCGAGAATTTGGAGCTGACAGCATTTTGGAG GATTTTGAGTTCAATGAATTGGAACAAGTACAAGAGTACTTTCTTCAAGGTTATCATGGTACTGATAAAGAAGGAAGGCCCGTTTACATCGAAATATTAGGACAAGTTGATCCAAAGAAGCTAATGAAAGTGACAACTATCGAACGATACGTGAAATATTACGTTCAAGAGTACGAAAGGACTTTAGCCATTCGGTTCCCAGCGTGTTCAATTGCTGCAGGAAGATGTGTAGCTTCTAGTACATCGATTATAGATGTTCAAGGCGTG GGTTTATGGAACCTTACAAAACCGGTGATTGAACTACTTAGAAGGCTGCAACAAATTAACACCAACTACCCCGAT ACATTACATCAGATGTTCATTATAAACACTACTCCGGGATTTAAGATGCTTTGGAACATGATTCAGTCTTTTCTTGAACCCAAATCAAAATCCAAAATTCAA GTTCTCGGGACCAAGTTTAAAAGCACATTGCTTGAAATAATTGATGCATG CGAATTGCCAGATTTTTTAGGTGGAAGTTGCAATTGTGCGGACAAAGGCGGTTGTATGCGATTTAATAAAGGACCTTGGCTTGACCCTCATGTTCTAAAG GTTATCTCAAGTGGTAAATCAAAAGATTGCAATTCAAGGCTAGATTCAACAACAGAGGAAATAGCACACGATAGTAGACAGTGTTCCTCCTTG GAAGAAGCATTAGTGCATATAAATCGTTCGTCGAAATCGACTGCATTGGTATCTGATCACCTTGCTACAGTTGAATGTAAGCATTAG
- the LOC139867338 gene encoding phosphatidylinositol/phosphatidylcholine transfer protein SFH2-like isoform X3 has translation MMLRYLKTSNYDIEDTKKMWINMLKWRREFGADSILEDFEFNELEQVQEYFLQGYHGTDKEGRPVYIEILGQVDPKKLMKVTTIERYVKYYVQEYERTLAIRFPACSIAAGRCVASSTSIIDVQGVGLWNLTKPVIELLRRLQQINTNYPDTLHQMFIINTTPGFKMLWNMIQSFLEPKSKSKIQVLGTKFKSTLLEIIDACELPDFLGGSCNCADKGGCMRFNKGPWLDPHVLKVISSGKSKDCNSRLDSTTEEIAHDSRQCSSLEEALVHINRSSKSTALVSDHLATVECKH, from the exons ATGATGTTAAG ATACTTGAAAACAAGTAACTACGACATTGAAGACACTAAGAAAATGTGGATCAATATGCTTAAATGGCGGCGAGAATTTGGAGCTGACAGCATTTTGGAG GATTTTGAGTTCAATGAATTGGAACAAGTACAAGAGTACTTTCTTCAAGGTTATCATGGTACTGATAAAGAAGGAAGGCCCGTTTACATCGAAATATTAGGACAAGTTGATCCAAAGAAGCTAATGAAAGTGACAACTATCGAACGATACGTGAAATATTACGTTCAAGAGTACGAAAGGACTTTAGCCATTCGGTTCCCAGCGTGTTCAATTGCTGCAGGAAGATGTGTAGCTTCTAGTACATCGATTATAGATGTTCAAGGCGTG GGTTTATGGAACCTTACAAAACCGGTGATTGAACTACTTAGAAGGCTGCAACAAATTAACACCAACTACCCCGAT ACATTACATCAGATGTTCATTATAAACACTACTCCGGGATTTAAGATGCTTTGGAACATGATTCAGTCTTTTCTTGAACCCAAATCAAAATCCAAAATTCAA GTTCTCGGGACCAAGTTTAAAAGCACATTGCTTGAAATAATTGATGCATG CGAATTGCCAGATTTTTTAGGTGGAAGTTGCAATTGTGCGGACAAAGGCGGTTGTATGCGATTTAATAAAGGACCTTGGCTTGACCCTCATGTTCTAAAG GTTATCTCAAGTGGTAAATCAAAAGATTGCAATTCAAGGCTAGATTCAACAACAGAGGAAATAGCACACGATAGTAGACAGTGTTCCTCCTTG GAAGAAGCATTAGTGCATATAAATCGTTCGTCGAAATCGACTGCATTGGTATCTGATCACCTTGCTACAGTTGAATGTAAGCATTAG